One Cytobacillus luteolus genomic window carries:
- a CDS encoding EAL and GGDEF domain-containing protein translates to MGKPGFSFNMKKTMLLMIVAILIGFVVSHELFEDTIHSLGLPVLLELSIEFLLFIAISIPFFYFMVFRDLQNRKTEDETLLDEYATYKMILENSPSAAFIYGDKGFIYISPTFCSTLGYESDEIIGKTFGEIPFINKKTVDLLLENRKRRAINEEVPQAYNIPAIRKDGTDIILELRPTWSLFKGQPVTIGTLVDVTEKVLIGKQKKENENKYKSLFENNMDAAFVIDNKGLVVEANSRALEMTKQTKEEIKGKSFIQYIASSDSAVASEKFKYVLQGQPLHHEFNVIIKGKKYLYDVSVVPIIVEEGIKGIFCLARDVTEQRKSDELIKWLAYHDSMTSLPNRHYFIDQLELKMNYCDTHMDSLALFYLDLDRVKIINDNLGHQIGDMYLKEASVRLKNFVKGKGLISRFGGDEFALLLPSVSKEEADSIAQEILHIFAEPFVIGGQIVPGNTSIGVAIYPGEAQDVQALLREADKALYVVKKSGGGNYRIYEETMERANSYRFGLQSDFKRALHDEEFYLVYQPKVNANTGSISGVEALLRWNKNNQELIPPADFIPLAEETGFIVPLGEWVIKRACEQNKQWQDAGFTPIRIAVNVSAVQFQRSKMDEIVERILAETGLEPQWLEIEITEGTLMVQDEFTIRSITRLKELGVIIALDDFGTGYSSMQYLKQFRLHSLKVDRSFIQDLHEHHDRAAITEAITQLAHGLGMSVVAEGVEKDEELEFVKSIGADEIQGYYISRPLSKEDFESYLQSDSKVS, encoded by the coding sequence ATGGGGAAGCCAGGCTTTTCATTTAATATGAAAAAAACAATGCTTTTAATGATAGTAGCAATTCTGATTGGTTTCGTAGTATCTCATGAATTATTTGAAGACACGATCCATAGCCTAGGATTACCTGTTTTATTAGAGCTGTCAATTGAGTTTTTACTTTTTATCGCAATAAGTATCCCCTTCTTCTACTTCATGGTATTTAGGGACTTACAAAACAGGAAGACAGAAGATGAGACACTGTTAGATGAATATGCTACATATAAAATGATTTTAGAGAATTCGCCGTCGGCAGCGTTTATCTATGGTGATAAGGGTTTTATCTACATAAGTCCAACATTCTGTTCTACTCTTGGGTATGAATCAGATGAGATTATAGGGAAAACATTTGGTGAGATTCCTTTTATAAACAAAAAAACAGTAGATTTACTGCTTGAAAATCGTAAGAGGCGTGCGATTAATGAGGAAGTTCCGCAAGCTTATAATATTCCGGCCATACGAAAGGACGGAACGGATATCATTCTTGAATTGCGTCCTACTTGGTCCCTTTTTAAAGGACAACCAGTTACAATTGGAACACTTGTTGATGTAACGGAGAAAGTTTTAATTGGAAAGCAAAAGAAAGAAAATGAAAATAAATATAAATCGCTTTTTGAAAACAATATGGATGCAGCCTTTGTTATTGATAATAAAGGGCTTGTGGTTGAAGCCAATTCAAGAGCACTTGAAATGACTAAACAAACAAAAGAAGAAATCAAAGGAAAGTCCTTTATTCAATACATTGCATCGTCTGATTCTGCAGTTGCGTCGGAGAAATTTAAGTATGTCTTACAGGGTCAACCATTACATCATGAATTCAATGTAATCATTAAAGGTAAAAAGTATTTGTATGATGTGAGCGTTGTTCCGATCATTGTTGAAGAAGGGATAAAGGGAATCTTTTGTTTAGCACGTGATGTGACTGAACAACGAAAGTCAGATGAGTTAATAAAATGGTTAGCCTATCACGATTCCATGACCAGCTTGCCAAATCGACATTATTTTATCGATCAATTAGAACTTAAAATGAACTATTGTGATACACATATGGATTCCCTCGCCTTATTCTATCTAGATTTAGATCGAGTGAAAATCATTAATGACAATCTAGGTCATCAAATCGGGGATATGTATCTAAAAGAAGCGAGTGTTCGTTTAAAGAATTTTGTTAAAGGTAAAGGCTTAATATCGAGATTTGGCGGTGATGAGTTCGCACTACTGTTGCCATCTGTCTCAAAAGAAGAAGCTGACAGCATTGCACAAGAAATTTTACACATCTTCGCTGAACCATTCGTAATAGGTGGACAAATTGTTCCTGGAAACACTAGCATTGGAGTTGCTATTTATCCAGGTGAAGCACAAGATGTACAAGCATTACTACGCGAGGCAGATAAGGCGCTTTATGTTGTGAAAAAGAGTGGTGGTGGAAACTATCGTATTTATGAGGAAACGATGGAACGTGCAAATAGCTATCGTTTTGGATTACAAAGTGATTTTAAACGTGCGCTACACGATGAGGAATTTTACTTAGTTTATCAGCCAAAAGTAAATGCAAATACAGGGAGTATTTCGGGAGTGGAAGCACTACTCCGTTGGAATAAAAACAATCAGGAATTGATTCCCCCAGCAGATTTTATCCCATTAGCTGAGGAGACAGGATTCATTGTACCTCTTGGCGAATGGGTCATTAAAAGAGCATGTGAACAAAATAAGCAGTGGCAAGATGCGGGCTTTACACCAATCCGTATTGCTGTCAATGTGTCTGCGGTACAATTTCAACGCTCCAAAATGGATGAGATAGTCGAAAGAATATTAGCAGAAACAGGTCTTGAACCACAGTGGTTAGAAATTGAAATTACAGAGGGTACATTAATGGTACAAGATGAGTTCACGATTCGATCGATAACAAGACTTAAAGAGTTAGGGGTTATTATTGCACTAGATGATTTTGGAACAGGTTACTCATCGATGCAATATTTAAAGCAATTCCGACTTCATTCATTAAAAGTGGACCGATCCTTTATTCAAGACTTACATGAGCATCATGATCGTGCTGCCATTACCGAAGCAATCACCCAACTTGCCCATGGGCTTGGAATGAGTGTAGTTGCTGAAGGTGTAGAAAAGGATGAAGAGCTAGAATTCGTCAAATCAATTGGTGCTGATGAAATTCAGGGCTATTACATCTCAAGACCACTTTCAAAAGAAGATTTTGAATCCTACTTACAGTCGGATAGTAAAGTTAGTTAA
- a CDS encoding HAD family hydrolase — protein MKGVIFDFDGLIVDTESIWYEVYKETVLEYGVELALEEFAKVIGTTDEVLYAYLEKHATKPFTRDDIEKAAHELYKTKIDTLTLREGVEEYLKEAKELGLKIGLASSSSRAWVTSYLKKYKILEYFEVIRTKDDVAKVKPDPELYIQALKGLDIAPEEAIAFEDSVNGSTAAIKAGISCVIVPNPVTEQLAFTSYSYRLSSMNEMPLSTLLDKINK, from the coding sequence ATCAAAGGAGTCATTTTTGATTTTGATGGATTAATTGTTGATACAGAGTCAATTTGGTATGAGGTTTATAAAGAGACTGTATTAGAATATGGAGTCGAGTTGGCCTTAGAGGAATTTGCAAAAGTGATTGGAACAACGGATGAAGTGCTTTATGCCTATCTTGAGAAACATGCAACCAAGCCATTTACAAGAGATGATATAGAAAAAGCTGCCCACGAACTATATAAAACGAAAATAGATACCCTTACCCTTAGAGAAGGTGTAGAAGAATACCTAAAGGAAGCAAAGGAATTAGGATTGAAAATAGGACTCGCATCTAGCTCTAGTCGTGCTTGGGTTACAAGCTATCTAAAAAAATACAAGATTCTTGAATACTTTGAAGTGATAAGAACAAAAGATGACGTAGCAAAAGTTAAGCCTGACCCTGAGCTATATATTCAAGCACTAAAAGGCCTTGATATAGCTCCTGAAGAAGCTATTGCTTTTGAAGATTCAGTTAACGGCTCTACAGCAGCAATTAAAGCAGGAATATCATGCGTCATTGTTCCAAATCCAGTAACAGAACAGCTAGCTTTTACTTCTTATAGCTATAGACTTTCTTCCATGAATGAAATGCCACTTTCTACTTTATTGGATAAAATAAACAAGTAA
- a CDS encoding GNAT family N-acetyltransferase, with translation MLILQTERLILRNWEQNDAEKAFLFWGNNETMHYCAGGMTKEEVEQTVSSYIRFQDTFGYTTLFPVVEKETNDLIGICGFQKTGEEDVLEFLYHYRQDTWGKGYAYEAAKSIFPYTIEKLKPKKVIASAAVENIGSWKILEKLNFSFNEEKWCEDTQMNERYYEYIV, from the coding sequence ATGTTAATACTTCAAACAGAACGACTGATCTTAAGAAATTGGGAACAAAATGATGCTGAAAAAGCATTCCTCTTTTGGGGAAACAATGAAACGATGCACTATTGTGCAGGTGGAATGACTAAGGAGGAAGTGGAGCAGACAGTCTCATCATACATTCGATTCCAAGATACCTTTGGTTATACAACACTTTTTCCGGTCGTTGAAAAAGAAACAAATGACTTAATTGGCATTTGCGGTTTTCAAAAAACAGGTGAAGAAGATGTCTTAGAATTTTTATATCACTACCGCCAAGATACTTGGGGGAAAGGCTATGCCTATGAAGCAGCCAAATCTATTTTTCCTTATACTATTGAAAAGCTTAAACCTAAAAAAGTGATAGCCAGTGCTGCAGTTGAAAATATCGGATCATGGAAAATTCTTGAGAAACTTAACTTCTCATTTAACGAGGAAAAATGGTGTGAAGATACACAAATGAATGAAAGATATTATGAGTATATCGTGTAA
- a CDS encoding winged helix-turn-helix domain-containing protein, translating to MASSKKITDIELAKILMDPRRRNIFDIAKDEPVTVTQIAEALNEKPSRLYYHVKKLEDAGLLELVETRQQGNLIEKYYKSVSGFDAFELDKSLLAEHSDTVMAEVMRLLEPGLRLLSSELKNNKDSYEKQVSLSINFSDLTGKEWLEANSNMVYAIRDKAEVKKDIAEEMGNQFSMTKEELEKKSKYTFLVLSYKNDDAENLE from the coding sequence ATGGCTAGTAGTAAAAAAATTACCGATATTGAACTTGCAAAAATTCTCATGGATCCAAGGAGAAGAAATATTTTTGATATAGCAAAAGATGAACCAGTTACTGTTACACAAATTGCAGAAGCATTGAATGAAAAGCCATCAAGACTTTATTATCATGTAAAAAAGCTTGAAGATGCAGGACTACTAGAGTTGGTTGAAACTCGTCAGCAAGGTAACTTAATCGAGAAATACTACAAATCTGTATCTGGCTTTGATGCATTCGAACTAGACAAATCTCTCTTAGCTGAACATTCTGATACAGTGATGGCTGAGGTTATGAGATTACTTGAACCTGGTTTAAGATTGCTATCTTCTGAACTAAAAAACAACAAAGATTCTTATGAAAAACAAGTAAGTTTATCCATAAATTTTTCTGATTTAACCGGGAAAGAATGGCTTGAGGCCAATTCCAATATGGTATATGCCATTAGGGATAAGGCGGAAGTTAAGAAAGATATAGCAGAGGAAATGGGAAATCAGTTTTCCATGACAAAAGAAGAACTTGAAAAAAAATCAAAGTACACATTCTTGGTATTGAGTTATAAGAATGACGATGCTGAGAATCTTGAATAA